The following proteins come from a genomic window of Microbacterium sulfonylureivorans:
- a CDS encoding DUF1622 domain-containing protein yields MEEVFTAVAVAFEAVGAAAMIVGFTIAVVLAARSLTRHEGGAAAFTVLRTTLGAAILLGLEVLVAADLIRTITSKPSLEDALILGIIVLIRTLLSMSIQIEIEGMLPWRRALMRSGGQMLGDAVARDRAASQPAVAGSAGASAVERH; encoded by the coding sequence ATGGAAGAGGTGTTCACCGCGGTCGCCGTGGCCTTCGAAGCCGTCGGCGCGGCGGCCATGATCGTCGGGTTCACGATCGCGGTGGTGCTCGCCGCGCGATCTCTGACCCGCCACGAAGGCGGGGCCGCCGCGTTCACGGTGCTGCGCACGACGCTCGGCGCGGCGATCCTGCTCGGCCTGGAAGTCCTCGTGGCCGCCGACCTCATCCGCACCATCACGTCGAAGCCGTCGCTGGAGGACGCGCTGATCCTGGGCATCATCGTGCTCATCCGGACGCTCCTGTCGATGTCGATCCAGATCGAGATCGAGGGGATGCTTCCATGGCGTCGTGCTCTCATGCGCAGCGGCGGACAGATGCTCGGCGACGCCGTGGCCCGTGATCGAGCGGCGTCCCAGCCCGCGGTGGCGGGCTCCGCCGGGGCATCCGCCGTCGAGCGTCACTGA
- a CDS encoding GNAT family N-acetyltransferase — MTELRFTHESDASRYTLHRGDDLVSVLDYRDDGRSVAMTRAYTVPSFRGHGYAGELVDLAVADLERSGGRTVIPVCWYVADWFAANPGREGILGGRRSA, encoded by the coding sequence GTGACTGAGCTGCGCTTCACACACGAATCGGATGCCTCGCGCTACACGCTGCATCGCGGCGACGACCTGGTGAGCGTCCTCGACTACCGCGACGACGGTCGCAGCGTCGCGATGACCCGCGCGTACACCGTGCCCAGCTTCCGCGGCCACGGGTACGCGGGCGAACTGGTGGATCTCGCAGTCGCCGACCTCGAGCGCAGCGGCGGTCGCACCGTGATCCCCGTCTGCTGGTACGTCGCCGACTGGTTCGCGGCGAACCCCGGCCGCGAAGGCATCCTCGGCGGGCGCCGGTCCGCCTAG